In the Holophagales bacterium genome, one interval contains:
- a CDS encoding AIPR family protein, with amino-acid sequence MGPRLFERNIRFGLGEEEGANRSLRRAFEKIVIDGADPAGLFAFTHNGVTLSVEKLVVEDGTARVTEPRVLNGAQTLTTLARFIERNREHPEFRKRVQRPDLEEMEVDGNQKPIQIRPLAQTFLAVQGELDRMSRLGDVFEDEKAFRRTFPESYLRVDPRKIVLVYKVHLRRRALLRHLAEHKGPSFEFIQRGWNLVQALLVQALFNNKDLSSWLERFGTTTSMETDYTEVLRSLLLSKVVPVIKRAASESPYAESLAEGKYAFLRTKAFFGKCMDQAENDYGWEKRSF; translated from the coding sequence ATGGGGCCGCGCCTCTTCGAGCGGAACATCCGGTTCGGCCTCGGGGAGGAGGAGGGGGCGAACCGCTCCCTCCGGAGGGCCTTCGAGAAGATCGTCATCGACGGGGCCGACCCGGCCGGCCTCTTCGCCTTCACCCACAATGGCGTGACGCTCTCGGTGGAGAAGCTCGTCGTGGAGGACGGGACGGCGAGGGTGACCGAGCCGCGGGTCCTGAACGGCGCGCAGACGCTGACGACGCTGGCCCGGTTCATCGAGAGGAACCGGGAGCACCCGGAGTTCCGGAAGCGGGTGCAGCGGCCCGACCTCGAGGAGATGGAGGTCGACGGGAACCAGAAGCCGATCCAGATCCGGCCGCTGGCGCAGACGTTTCTCGCCGTGCAGGGCGAGCTCGACCGGATGTCGCGCCTCGGCGACGTCTTCGAGGACGAGAAGGCCTTCCGCCGGACGTTCCCCGAGTCGTATCTCCGGGTCGATCCGAGGAAGATCGTCCTCGTCTACAAGGTCCACCTCCGCCGGCGGGCCCTCCTGCGGCACCTGGCAGAGCACAAGGGGCCGTCGTTCGAGTTCATCCAGAGGGGCTGGAACCTCGTTCAGGCGCTCCTCGTCCAGGCGCTCTTCAACAACAAGGACCTGTCGTCCTGGCTGGAGCGCTTCGGAACGACGACCTCGATGGAGACTGACTACACAGAGGTCCTGCGGAGCCTCCTTCTCTCGAAGGTGGTCCCGGTCATCAAGAGGGCGGCCTCCGAGAGCCCGTACGCCGAGTCGCTCGCGGAAGGGAAGTACGCCTTCCTCCGGACGAAGGCGTTCTTCGGGAAGTGCATGGACCAGGCCGAGAACGACTATGGGTGGGAGAAGCGGTCGTTCTGA
- a CDS encoding DNA-processing protein DprA, translating to MEDRTKFPLSFSLDEVLGPLNDVERKNAPETLWARGDIRLLSVGPRVSVVGAREASHLGLKRAEKLARLLVGHGALVVSGLAAGIDTAALWGAVKAGGRTIGVLGNPLDVVLGGSDAALRRSMEENHLVVSQFPSGHPVLRSNFPRRNRTMALLSHATVIVEAARLRAARSRRAGRRSGSDARSSL from the coding sequence ATGGAGGACAGGACGAAGTTTCCCCTCTCGTTCTCGCTGGACGAGGTGCTCGGGCCGCTCAACGACGTCGAGCGAAAGAACGCCCCGGAGACGCTCTGGGCCCGAGGCGACATCCGTCTCCTGTCGGTCGGCCCGCGGGTCTCCGTCGTCGGTGCTCGCGAGGCGAGCCACCTCGGCCTCAAGCGAGCCGAGAAGCTCGCGCGCCTCCTCGTCGGCCACGGCGCGCTCGTTGTGAGCGGTCTCGCGGCGGGGATCGACACCGCCGCCCTCTGGGGTGCCGTCAAGGCCGGCGGCCGGACGATCGGCGTCCTCGGGAACCCCCTCGACGTCGTCCTCGGCGGCTCCGACGCGGCTCTTCGGCGCTCGATGGAGGAGAACCACCTCGTCGTGAGCCAGTTCCCCTCCGGCCACCCGGTCCTCCGGTCCAACTTTCCCCGCCGCAACCGGACCATGGCCCTCCTCTCGCACGCGACGGTCATCGTCGAGGCGGCCCGACTCCGAGCGGCTCGCTCTCGCAGGGCTGGGAGGCGCTCCGGCTCGGACGCCCGCTCTTCCTTATGA
- a CDS encoding DEAD/DEAH box helicase, with product MGGQGVKAVVVYPMNALATDQAKRFARAIEANPALKGKVTAGLYVGGIGHETRKVMGPDDVITDRETMRTSPPDILLTNYKMLDYLLIRPEDARLWQGNGPETLRFLVVDELHTFDGAQGADLACLIRRLKARLRTPERHLCGIGTSATLGEGPEGMNAEALSDYAAKLFGEPFGTDSIVGETVETTEEFLKGTS from the coding sequence GTGGGAGGCCAGGGGGTAAAGGCGGTCGTCGTCTACCCGATGAACGCCCTCGCGACCGACCAGGCGAAGCGCTTCGCGCGGGCCATCGAGGCGAACCCGGCCCTGAAGGGAAAGGTGACCGCGGGGCTCTACGTGGGGGGGATCGGACACGAGACGCGGAAGGTGATGGGGCCCGACGACGTCATCACCGACCGCGAGACGATGCGGACCTCGCCGCCCGACATCCTCCTGACGAACTACAAGATGCTCGACTACCTGCTCATCCGCCCGGAAGACGCGCGGCTCTGGCAGGGGAACGGGCCGGAGACCCTCCGGTTCCTCGTCGTCGACGAGCTGCACACGTTCGACGGGGCGCAAGGCGCCGACCTCGCCTGCCTCATCCGGCGGCTGAAGGCGCGGCTCAGGACGCCGGAGAGGCACCTCTGCGGCATCGGCACGTCGGCGACGCTCGGCGAAGGGCCCGAAGGGATGAACGCCGAGGCGCTGAGCGACTACGCGGCGAAGCTCTTCGGCGAGCCGTTCGGGACGGACTCGATCGTCGGCGAGACGGTGGAGACGACCGAGGAGTTCCTGAAGGGGACCTCGTGA
- a CDS encoding DUF1998 domain-containing protein translates to MRCGRCGSNVSVAASEAEAWVGASCLRYRCAGVLAPEPPREDYYRSLYATGDVSRLFAEEHTGLLERAEREEIEIAFKAKPEDRKPGDPNLLSCTPTLEMGIDIGDLSSLALCSVPPKSSNYLQRAGRAGRRDGNAFILAVANGRPHDLFFYFEPEEMIQGLVEPPGCFLNASAVLERQLTGYVFDRWVETGLTKGAIPEKLGPVLDAVEKGTAARDAFPNNLIQFFDLNRTSLEEDFLALFAGEVTEHSRERLRTFVRGTDPEVPALPVILVEELQEVVKERKSLRNAVRRLAERVEKVEAEPAGGDEREKELSELRQEKHALTRLVADINGKHVLNFLTDAGLLPNYAFPENGVQLKSVIYRRNDKAKDAEKKYETKQYVYERPAASAIIELAPASSFYAQGRKLLVDQVNVDLSRPEPWRFCAECSYMEKEGEKELSAACPRCESPLWPDAGQKRSMLRMKQVLSTENDKESRSYDESDDREPQFFQRNMFVVTSPADVKAAYSLPVDGVPFGFEFFGKLTLREVNFGKRDTGQATLRIAGEDFEDTGFVVCQSCGKVKGIGRGGRTASPSPSTTRSTAASGRRRARRRPRRPDGLPDGVPLPAVRLGGNPNPPPRRQVRRGAEGGVVRGGARPRAEEALPGRPGAPPDDGHERAGEGLGVRKRFLVLYDGVPGGTGYLDELMRDENGILDVLQKALDVLTACSCQHHPAKDGCYRCLLAYRGRHDKLRTSRREAIDILGSILRERGRIERVEQISTIPLGSLLESELEARFVEALRRSRIGDQPVQLLQTVVKGKTGWFLKCAAGSWLVEPQVDLGPEEGVEVPSRADFVLHPEGGGSALPIAVFTDGFEYHADPASGNQRLGLDTAQRLAIVRSGRYRVWSLTWDDVMERFDPKTPKLTPLGADRRPLFQVLAGRLAAGAAPDWMALAEASTFEMLLERLDRSRERDWSGFACAWALSFLEQGRGTTLGGAERLRDDLLARGAARLARARTGALPDPVADGARRAPPPRDVARSSRASSSERPRRLGGGVSRGRPSRCASTRSMASTPRSSGRTPGGSTSGRRTSPSSSGEASS, encoded by the coding sequence ATGCGATGCGGGCGCTGCGGCTCGAACGTCTCGGTGGCGGCCTCGGAAGCCGAGGCGTGGGTCGGCGCCTCCTGCCTGCGCTACCGGTGCGCCGGCGTTCTCGCGCCGGAGCCTCCGCGCGAGGACTACTACCGGAGCCTCTATGCGACGGGGGACGTGAGCCGCCTCTTCGCCGAGGAGCACACGGGGCTCCTCGAGCGCGCCGAACGGGAGGAGATCGAGATCGCCTTCAAGGCGAAGCCGGAGGACCGGAAGCCAGGCGACCCGAACCTCCTCTCCTGCACGCCGACGCTCGAGATGGGGATCGACATCGGCGACCTGTCGTCGCTCGCGCTCTGCTCGGTGCCGCCGAAGTCGAGCAACTACCTCCAGCGGGCCGGGCGGGCCGGACGGCGCGACGGAAACGCCTTCATCCTCGCCGTGGCGAACGGCCGCCCGCACGACCTCTTCTTCTACTTCGAGCCGGAGGAGATGATCCAGGGCCTCGTCGAGCCGCCGGGCTGCTTCCTCAACGCCTCGGCCGTCCTCGAGCGGCAGCTCACGGGCTACGTCTTCGACCGCTGGGTCGAAACGGGCCTCACGAAAGGGGCGATCCCCGAGAAGCTTGGCCCGGTTCTCGACGCGGTGGAGAAGGGAACGGCCGCCCGCGACGCCTTCCCGAACAACCTCATCCAGTTCTTCGACCTGAACCGGACCTCGCTCGAAGAGGACTTCCTGGCGCTCTTCGCGGGAGAGGTGACGGAACACTCGCGCGAGCGGCTCCGGACGTTCGTTCGCGGGACGGACCCCGAGGTCCCCGCGCTCCCCGTTATCCTGGTCGAGGAGCTGCAGGAGGTGGTGAAGGAGAGGAAGAGCCTACGGAACGCCGTGCGGCGCCTCGCGGAGCGAGTCGAGAAGGTGGAAGCCGAACCGGCGGGCGGGGACGAGCGCGAGAAGGAGCTCTCGGAGCTGCGCCAGGAGAAGCACGCGCTGACACGCCTCGTAGCCGACATCAACGGCAAGCACGTGCTGAACTTCCTCACCGATGCGGGGCTTCTCCCCAACTACGCCTTCCCCGAGAACGGGGTCCAGCTCAAGTCGGTGATCTACCGGCGGAACGACAAGGCGAAGGACGCCGAGAAGAAGTACGAGACGAAACAGTACGTCTACGAGCGGCCGGCGGCGTCGGCCATCATCGAGCTGGCCCCCGCGAGCAGCTTCTACGCGCAGGGGCGGAAGCTCCTCGTCGACCAGGTGAACGTCGACCTCTCGAGGCCCGAGCCGTGGCGCTTCTGCGCCGAGTGCTCGTACATGGAGAAGGAGGGGGAGAAGGAGCTTTCGGCCGCCTGCCCCCGATGCGAGAGCCCCCTCTGGCCCGACGCGGGGCAGAAGCGATCGATGCTCCGGATGAAGCAGGTGCTCTCCACGGAGAACGACAAGGAGAGCCGCTCGTACGACGAAAGCGACGACCGCGAGCCGCAGTTCTTCCAGCGGAACATGTTCGTGGTGACGAGTCCGGCCGACGTGAAGGCGGCCTATTCGCTGCCGGTCGACGGGGTGCCCTTCGGCTTCGAGTTCTTCGGGAAGCTCACGCTCCGCGAGGTGAACTTCGGGAAGCGCGATACGGGCCAGGCGACGCTCAGGATCGCCGGGGAGGACTTCGAGGACACGGGGTTCGTCGTCTGCCAGTCGTGCGGGAAGGTGAAGGGGATCGGAAGGGGTGGTCGAACGGCCAGCCCGTCTCCATCGACCACGCGCTCCACTGCCGCTTCCGGCCGACGCCGAGCGCGACGCCGCCCCCGACGCCCTGACGGCCTTCCAGACGGAGTTCCTCTACCGGCAGTTCGACTCGGAGGGAATCCGAATCCTCCTCCCCGTCGCCAAGTTCGACGTGGAGCAGAAGGTGGAGTCGTTCGTGGCGGCGCTCGACCTCGGGCTGAAGAAGCGCTTCCGGGGCGACCCGGGGCACCTCCTGACGACGGTCACGAGCGAGCCGGTGAAGGGCTCGGGGTGAGGAAGCGGTTCCTCGTTCTCTACGACGGGGTGCCCGGGGGAACGGGCTACCTCGACGAGCTGATGCGGGACGAGAACGGCATTCTCGACGTCCTGCAGAAGGCGCTGGACGTCCTGACGGCCTGCTCGTGCCAGCACCACCCTGCGAAGGACGGCTGCTACCGCTGCCTCCTCGCGTACCGAGGCCGGCACGACAAGCTCCGGACGTCGCGGCGGGAGGCGATCGACATCCTCGGGTCGATCCTCCGGGAGCGGGGGCGAATCGAGCGGGTGGAGCAGATCTCGACGATCCCGCTCGGGTCGCTCCTCGAGAGCGAGCTGGAAGCGCGGTTCGTGGAGGCGCTCCGGCGGAGCCGGATCGGCGACCAGCCTGTGCAGCTCCTCCAGACCGTGGTGAAGGGGAAGACGGGCTGGTTCCTGAAATGCGCCGCCGGGAGCTGGCTCGTCGAGCCGCAGGTGGACCTGGGCCCCGAGGAGGGCGTCGAGGTCCCGTCGCGGGCCGACTTCGTCCTGCACCCGGAAGGGGGCGGCTCGGCGCTGCCGATCGCCGTCTTCACCGACGGCTTCGAGTACCACGCCGACCCCGCGTCGGGGAACCAGCGGCTCGGCCTCGACACGGCTCAGCGCCTCGCCATCGTTCGCTCGGGGCGGTACCGGGTCTGGTCGCTCACCTGGGACGACGTGATGGAGCGCTTCGACCCGAAGACGCCGAAGCTGACGCCTCTCGGCGCCGACCGGCGGCCACTGTTCCAGGTTCTCGCCGGGAGATTGGCCGCGGGCGCCGCGCCGGACTGGATGGCGCTGGCGGAAGCGTCGACCTTCGAGATGCTCCTCGAGCGCCTCGACCGGTCGCGGGAGCGCGACTGGAGTGGCTTCGCGTGCGCGTGGGCGCTCTCGTTCCTGGAGCAGGGGCGTGGGACGACGCTCGGCGGGGCCGAGAGGCTGCGAGACGACCTCCTCGCTCGCGGAGCAGCGCGGCTCGCTCGAGCACGGACCGGAGCGTTGCCGGATCCGGTGGCAGACGGGGCGCGTCGAGCACCTCCTCCTCGGGACGTCGCCCGGTCATCCAGGGCCTCGTCTTCGGAAAGGCCGAGGCGCTTGGGCGGGGGAGTTTCGAGGGGACGGCCGTCTCGCTGCGCCTCAACGAGATCTATGGCGTCAACTCCCCGGTCGAGTGGAAGGACGCCTGGCGGAAGTACCTCTGGGCGACGAACGTCGCCCAGTTCGTCGGGCGAAGCGAGTTCGTGA